A stretch of Odocoileus virginianus isolate 20LAN1187 ecotype Illinois chromosome 31, Ovbor_1.2, whole genome shotgun sequence DNA encodes these proteins:
- the DCTN3 gene encoding dynactin subunit 3 — protein sequence MAAVSDVQRLQARVEELERWVYGPGGSRGSRKVADGLVKVQVALGNIASKRERVKVLYKKIEDLIKYLDPEYIDRIALPDASKLQFILAEEQFILSQVALLEQVDALVPMLDSTHIKAVPEHAARLQRLAQIHIQQQDQCMDVTEESKALLEEYNKTTMLLSKQFVQWDELLCQLEAAKQVKPVEE from the exons ATGGCGGCTGTGAGCGATGTTCAGCGGCTACAGGCCCGTGTGGAGGAGCTGGAGCGCTGGGTGTACGGACCAGGCGGGTCTCGCGGCTCGCGGAAG GTGGCTGATGGCCTGGTCAAGGTGCAGGTGGCTTTGGGGAACATCGCCAGCaagagggagagggtgaaggTTCTGTACAAAAAGA TTGAAGACTTGATCAAATACCTGGATCCTGAGTACATTGACCGCATTGCCTTACCTGATGCCTCCAAGCTGCAGTTCATCTTGGCAG AGGAGCAGTTCATTCTCTCGCAGGTTGCACTTCTGGAGCAGGTGGACGCTCTGGTGCCCATGCTGGACAGCACTCACATCAAAG CCGTTCCTGAGCATGCTGCCCGCCTGCAGCGCTTGGCCCAGATCCACATCCAGCAGCAG GACCAGTGTATGGACGTCACTGAGGAGTCCAAGGCTCTCCTGGAGGAATACAACAAGACT ACCATGCTTCTCTCCAAGCAGTTTGTGCAGTGGGATGAACTTCTCTGCCAGCTAGAAGCTGCCAAGCAGGTGAAGCCTGTGGAAGAGTGA